A genomic window from Periophthalmus magnuspinnatus isolate fPerMag1 chromosome 16, fPerMag1.2.pri, whole genome shotgun sequence includes:
- the rasip1 gene encoding ras-interacting protein 1, whose product MEGSGSPRARKLHFPVGLWINSPRKHFAKLGRRWPSAVSVRSTTSSDAASLHEAPSAPSSSLSNSTPSLASPAPSPSPSPAFLRPRPAAPQSRAKRLSHLFLRGRSNSDRDKAVGEREREVWAHSVAPSSHHYLPPGSSSAPGLIKIYGDALSSGANYRSLLASVHSTARQLICQVITRYTEREREETEDTVLQKYSPEDFLLCDVIGKPVQQPDGAFKWETECRRCVAPWECPLLLVDMWRPKDGFERRFEIHRRDDYEREEREREREREREGEREGVRWRRSRMASGGGPEEERGHRGRNTELRRSISDMNLSLRRRQGNHVSNDQRGTNNRTNNNSSEGQDRKNIVSMISPQPGEIRTRPEAKVGWTHQTAEEEKDYSTCDLEVMSQSLILPPTDRPYFLLLQGYDQSKDFVLYIMTGHMHVFGRKPTLKEREKDREREKKGKRPLKVDTFLSAPDLLARHLLIRRDSAVPETPSGQALMRPFRGGAVTHNGVCVYRETVLKPGDVIGVGEHFFFLYRDPRVSPAPPLALTLPWQSDATSTCCPSGLVDRQEVLRQYLGSSEAILKFHPRHADTLLQEIISKNSSPDSGGGPLAPAYLLSIMIDHASKHLDPALTPQILLKAANLIKEIVWDNIKEFGDKHPTQNSSEQEVEISMPSVQALSSDLRPLMFWMSNATELLNFFQVKVETMDKEWEFEAPGDPVLTADMDTCSEALAQLDDVIMHTFQQCVYHLTKTLYSLLPALLDTNPFSSDDKDKEKDGGAGAEGEEKRDVDDVSALPPRVAGLVEVYRCSLLLSREACLSPPLTSQTFGYLFFFTNTSLLNTLLERDGLFSWSRAVQIRTNLDLVLDWLQGAGLGDIASEFMKKLSVIVNFLCIPKTRLIQSSWGSLQEDHTLLSPAQLHHLLTHYKLGPTRAPPSSWAPPPGTDLSGDIFESFLDHPPLILPNETPRLDLSQPIPSAELQKEVTRLRTFLWGLDQDELPANQRTRL is encoded by the exons ATGGAGGGGTCTGGCAGCCCTCGCGCCAGGAAGCTCCATTTCCCCGTCGGTTTGTGGATCAACTCTCCTCGAAAACACTTTGCAAAGTTAGGACGACGTTGGCCCAGCGCTGTCTCTGTGAG ATCGACCACCAGCTCTGACGCAGCCTCTCTCCACGAAGCCCCCtcagccccctcctcctccctctcaaaCTCCACCCCCTCCCTGGCGTCCCCCGCCCCGTCGCCCTCTCCGTCCCCCGCCTTCCTCCGGCCGCGACCCGCCGCCCCCCAGTCCCGGGCGAAACGTCTTTCCCACCTCTTCCTGCGGGGGCGCTCTAACAGTGACCGGGACAAGGCagtgggggagagggagagggaggtctGGGCGCACTCGGTTGCCCCTTCGTCGCATCACTATCTGCCCCCCGGGTCTTCTTCTGCCCCGGGGTTGATAAAGATTTACGGTGATGCGCTTTCGAGTGGGGCTAACTACCGCTCCCTGCTGGCCAGTGTTCACTCTACAGCCCGGCAGCTCATCTGTCAGGTCATCACGCgctacacagagagagagagggaggagacggaggaCACAG TTCTTCAGAAGTACAGCCCAGAGGACTTCctgttgtgtgatgtcattggaaAGCCCGTCCAGCAGCCAGATGGAGCGTTCAAATGGGAGACGGAGTGTCGCAGATGTGTGGCCCCGTGGGAATGTCCCCTGCTCCTGGTGGACATGTGGAGACCCAAAGACGGATTCGAACGACGCTTTGAAATACACCGACGAGACGACtacgagagagaagagagggagcgggaaagagagagggagagggaaggagagagggaag gtgTTCGCTGGCGCCGTAGCAGAATGGCGTCAGGAGGGGGCCCCGAAGAGGAGCGAGGACATCGAGGGAGAAACACAGAGCTGAGGAGAAGCATCAGCGACATGAACCTGAGCCTAAGACGTCGCCAAGGAAACCACGTGAGCAACGACCAGCGCGGGACGAACAACCGCACGAACAACAACAGCTCAGAGGGACAGGACCGGAAGAACATTGTGAGCATGATCAGCCCACAGCCAGGAGAG ATCAGAACCAGGCCTGAAGCCAAAGTAGGATGGACTCACCAAACtgcagaagaagaaaaggacTACTCCACCTGTGACCTGGAAGTGATGTCACAGAGTCTGATCCTCCCTCCGACCGACCGACCCTACTTCCTGCTTCTTCAGGGCTACGACCAGAGCAAG GACTTTGTGTTGTACATCATGACGGGGCACATGCATGTGTTTGGGAGAAAGCCCACgttgaaggagagagagaaggacagagagagggagaagaaggggaaGAGGCCTCTGAAGGTCGACACGTTCCTGTCGGCGCCGGACCTTTTGGCTCGACACTTGCTGATCCGCAGAGACTCGGCGGTCCCTGAAACGCCCTCCGGACAAG CTCTGATGAGGCCCTTCAGAGGAGGAGCCGTCACACACAatggagtgtgtgtgtacagggaGACTGTGCTAAAGCCTGGAGATGTCATTGGTGTCGGGGAGCATTTCTTCTTCTTGTACCGGGACCCTCGAGTGTCTCCGGCCCCCCCTCTCGCTCTGACTTTGCCCTGGCAGAGCGAcgccacctccacctgctgccccTCAGGCCTGGTGGACAGACAGGAGGTTCTGAGGCAGTACCTTGGGTCGAGTGAAGCCATTTTGAAGTTCCACCCTCGTCATGCAGACACTCTCTTACAA GAAATAATCTCCAAAAATTCCTCTCCAGACTCTGGGGGGGGACCTTTGGCTCCTGCATATCTGCTGTCAATCATGATCGATCACGCGTCGAAACACCTGGACCCTGCTCTCACTCCTCAAATCCTCCTGAAAGCAGCTAATCTCATTAAAGAAATTGTGTGG GATAACATCAAGGAATTTGGGGATAAGCATCCCACGCAAAA TTCTTCGGAGCAGGAGGTGGAGATCAGCATGCCCAGTGTCCAGGCCCTCTCCTCGGATCTCCGCCCGCTCATGTTCTGGATGTCCAACGCCACTGAGCTCCTGAACTTCTTCCAGGTCAAAGTGGAAACCATGGACAAGGAGTGGGAGTTTGAAG CCCCGGGCGACCCTGTTTTGACGGCTGACATGGACACCTGCTCGGAGGCCCTGGCGCAGCTGGATGATGTCATTATGCACACCTTTCAGCAGTGTGTGTATCATCTCACTAAG ACGCTGTACTCCCTGCTGCCCGCTCTTCTGGACACAAACCCGTTTTCCAGCGACGACAAGGACAAAGAGAAGGACGGAGGAGCGGgcgcagagggagaggagaagagagatgtGGACGATGTTTCGGCTTTACCCCCGAGAGTGGCGGGTCTGGTGGAGGTTTACCGCTGCTCCCTGCTGCTCTCCAGAGAagcctgtctctctcctcctctcacatcCCAAACGTTCGGCtacctcttcttcttcaccaaCACCTCGCTGCTCAACACACTGCTAGAGAGAG ATGGGCTGTTCTCGTGGTCCAGAGCTGTTCAGATCCGGACTAACCTGGATCTGGTGCTGGACTGGCTCCAGGGAGCGGGATTAGGAGATATTGCCTCTGAGTTCATGAAGAAACTGTCTGTCATAGTCAACTTCCTGTGCATTCCCAAAACCAGACTCATCCAG TCGTCCTGGGGCAGTCTGCAGGAGGACCACACCTTGTTGAGCCCGGCCCAACTCCATCATCTCCTCACCCACTACAAACTGGGTCCAACGCGGGCACCCCCGTCCTCCTGGGCCCCTCCTCCCGGGACAGATCTCAGCGGAG ACATCTTTGAGAGCTTCCTGGACCACCCTCCTTTAATCCTCCCAAATGAGACTCCCAGACTGGACCTGTCCCAGCCGATCCCCAGCGCTGAACTGCAGAAGGAGGTCACCCGGCTCCGCACCTTCTTGTGGGGACTTGACCAGGACGAGCTGCCTGCCAATCAGAGAACCAGGCTGTGA
- the LOC117383761 gene encoding cytochrome c oxidase subunit 6B1, producing MADVIESKIKNYRTAPFDSRFPNTNQTRNCFQNYLDYHRCNKALSEKDQDTSPCEWYQRVYKSICPSGWVNGWDEGIDSGSFAGKV from the exons ATGGCTGATGTTATTGAGTCAAAGATCAAGAACTACAGGACAGCTCCTTTTGACTCCAGGTTCCCCAACACCAACCAAACTCGTAACTGCTTCCAAAACTACCTAG ACTATCACAGGTGCAACAAGGCCCTGTCAGAGAAGGACCAGGACACAAGCCCCTGCGAATGGTACCAGAGGGTCTACAAAAGCATCTGCCCCTCAGGATGG GTGAACGGTTGGGATGAAGGTATTGACAGCGGCAGTTTTGCAGGAAAAGTTTAA